The Juglans regia cultivar Chandler chromosome 10, Walnut 2.0, whole genome shotgun sequence genome includes the window atcatatcatatcaagttggtaccaaccatatcacgtcaaccattatcatcatatcataaccatattcagaatcaaaatcaaaacagataagtatgccaaaggtttctCATATCCATGTCATATCAGACCATGcgctgaacatattcatatcatttccatttgatcaaagatagatccaaatcattttcatatcacatgtacaaaaattcacagacatcatattcactcttttgcacatttcaaaaacatctcaaatattgttcatgtctacactattcatatcaaaagcatttattttctctttcatacatgtCTCATGAGTGAatacaaaacatatactgaaattgtttttcacatttttgtttttttttttttttgaatgaaacattctcatttcattaataaaccgaagttacaaatgtgacttatcaatacaagaagTTCCAATATATAGGAAATCCAgtctataagccaactaacgcAACAGCTCTGGGGCTTCCCTACATACAAATACATTTGTGgcagacattgtcttaacttctaatcaaactctCTCGTAACAGAGAAAGTGCTctataaaaacataacttaatggccctctctatcctcccagggaAGAAGAGTACATGACACTGCTAAGGACATCAAATCCTACaacctattcctattttattaaaaactaaactaacaaacaactacaaataaccacattaacaactacaagaccacaagctctgGTGAGACCCCAGACgtcacgcccaccgcaagcatcgtcatCTCGAGCCTTGGTGGAATGAGCACCCAGGGTACATATGGAACACAACAACCTGGCCGTATAACCACCGGCCGTAGCATCGCCCACTACTCTTGAACTCCTTACCCCGGATTACGTCCGATCTAAAGGCCCAAACCTCACTCGgggtcaacaaaagcaacaccaacaccagaaacaaaacaactacaaaacactgaaacggacaacaacaaagaaaacgaaacgaaaaaatagaacaaaaaatacaaaacggaTGAACAGTACACAATGGTCAGCATTGTTTCATGCAAAAACTATTCACGctgggaggaaagccgacggtcagacttggaagaccCGGAGTCAGAGATTCCACAGCAACCGAGCGTGGTGTCAGGAGAGGGCTCCTCGGTGGCGCTTGAAGGCCACGCGCAAACGCTGTCCAGAACTTCGTCCTGGGCGTCCGGGCTACGCGCCACTCCAATGGACGTTGGATTtggaggtcttgaagatcggcggctgggcgtcataccggtggggcgcgtgtagagaTGTGATGGCTGGAAAGACTCGAATggcgatcctcccttattcggcctaaaaaaatacaaaacaaaacaaaaaatactacACAGAAATTAAATGgacagagaaaaggaagagggcaagggggcgaggagccgaagctcccaccccctttcaaCAGATCTGGTGTTTAGGGAGCTTTAGAGAGAAACGGGAGGGTTTCTCAACGCAGATTTTATGCAAATGTagcaacatgcacatttttacaaaccaacctcagtttatttctttttatgcaaatgtagcataggaaccccgcttacctggactttttagtttttcaaaaaatattcacaacagTGCTAAACgaatatcaatcgtcacctatagaaaaattcatgtaacttgaataaatttctaatttgaaCAATAACTTCGTAATTACACCtgaaatacctattttaatacctcaagacctaaaattctcattacCCCAAAAATActatcacttcccaaattcctcaatatctgCTTAACATCTTCGACCaagatattaaattctaacttatttactagttaaatcaaactataaaatttaatactaaataatataatataatataataaaagtaatatactttaaaaccctaattatattctgtaataatatttaaacttaaaaccaagccttcacatagtaaataaaaaaaaataagcccaATGTATAAccaagggtattttgggaaatattcatataatgcatgcgttcaaaataaaatataattttgcacttactaatcacttcaaaaattcatattttagaaaaataatattactaataatataattcaaaactttatctattttctttataagctatataataaaaaaaaatgatactaacACAAACTTTAGGTTAATTTTGAACCCATCTAAAGGGATGGTGTTTTAGGAAATACATATAAGATGCATGGGCTTATTGGGAAAAAgcatgaaaataaaaggaaaactgAGTTGTGAAATGCTCCAGACCAAAACAATATGCGACTGAGGATTCCAATACTCACCAAGAGAGGAGGCGCGGCACGATGAGCAGGGAGGTGGGCGGCAGTCGTATGTGCTCACGCGGCGGCACTGCACTAAGATCAGAGAGAAAGTTATGAGAGAAAGAGGTAACAGAGAGGAGACCGTGGGGAAAAAGAAACGAGATGTCATGGTCTCACCTAGAGGAAAAGCAACTAGGTGATGGGAGGTGGTCGGCAGTACATTCTCTACAAGTGGAGGCGACGTGGACGGCTGCCATCGTTGCTAGGCTTCACTGTTGTGGCTGGTGGCACCTAACGGAACCGAGAGCTAGGGAACAAAAGATGCTCTACTTCAGGGAGTTCAAACATGGGACAAAAAGGCTGAGTGTGGGTACGGTGGTGGAAGGCAGTGCTGTGGAGTTGCTGCCCAGTGGGCATCTGGGAAGAGGTGGTTTTCGTGGGTTTGCCGTCGGTTGTTCCTGTGGTGGTCCCTGGTGGAAATGGGGTTGTTGGTGTGGCGGAGCATGTCGTGGGTTGGTTTTCGTTTGAGGAAAGGAGGGGCTGGGTCGTGGGGGCTATCCCATCTTGCTGCATCTAGGCACGACTAGTGGCTTCTAGCGGTGGTCTGGTGAGGTGTTGGGAGGCGGCTGGTTGGCAAAAGGCTTGGCTTCAATGCTTGGTGGTTCGCAGCAGTGGCGTTGCCTTGTGGTCTGGGACCGTGGGTTTTGGGGGCGAGGGTGAGAAATTGATgtgagggagaggagagagtctgatgaaagtgaaatttctgaaagtgaagaaaaaagagatgcgattgagaagttgaagagaagtGGGAGTGAGATTCGGAATaagcaaaaactaaaaatcagAGAAGGAGAGGGGAAAAAACCAttggaggaggaaaaaaaaagaaaggaaaacaaagggTCAAAGCCTTACTTGAAAATGACGCCGTAATGCTCATTTGGGGAGAACTAGTCTGGACTTGGGTTCTACTGGCAGTTTCTTCTCCATGGAAACTCCTTGAGCCATGCACAGCAGTGCCATGAGAAGGCTGAGAGTGAGGTTGTCGTAGGAACCACCCAGACGATGCCCTAGTGCCGCCCAGTAAAAACCCACAAACCATCACTCACAACCAATGCACCCCAACGCCTCTCTCTCCTTTGCTTTAACCCCTCGGCAATGGAGCAATCTCACCGTCCACCCTCCATGCACCTCCCTCCTCCGCTAGCACCTCCAAAAGCCAACTACCAAGAGCCTCTGTTGTAGCCACCCTCTATCTAGCCAAGCCAATATTTCCTaagtgaataaccaaaaaaccGGCCCCTATTTTATTACTACACAAATAAAGCAAGTTTCTTGCTCAGCCCACCACCGTGCACGGTTGTAGCACCACCATCGGAAGGTTCCCACATTGCCAAACGTCTCGTGGAGACACGGATGAGCCACCTTGTCGCCGCCGCATTACTGCCCCCTCAGTGAGTATCTCGTGcggtctctctccctctcacggcttactctctttctccctcagtgtttactctctctcatcagtACTCAGCTGCTCACCTTCCACATCACCTGACCACCCACAACCGCTGCCTGGCACCTGGCTCCTTCGCACGCTTCCCTCTCGcttggtgagttttggagttcCCCGTAGGTCGCACGGATTTCGTCTTCCGTAAGCCTACTTTCTCCTCTTATGGTTTCCGTTTCAATCCTTCCCAAGTGCGTGcaagttttcctttaattactaaaataccCTTAAATCCTTTCTAAGTTGTGTGGCCTTTCAAGAAACCCTTTTGATTAAATTACAGTCCTTTTTAAAGAGCCCAAGCTACCTtggcaaaatttctaaaatagcATTGGTTTTACTTGACCTCTCTTTCCTACATATTTTGAACTCGACTTTGTTTTGCatacaagttctttttttttttttttaaagagaataaatgaagttttaattgtatttttttaactatttaaaattttagtttaagtcgtttgaatgaaattttgacgaccgatttttttaatgtgttactCGAAAAGGTTAAGTGGTCATTCATGAGTTTGGAGAGTAATGTTTTAAGACACTGGGTTATGAGGATTttagagttttggaaaaaataggttatttagtattttaggcttaaatattgaaatccatggttgattgaaaatttacagaagtgcataaattttttttatagttaacgattgattttcattcagtacGGTTGTGCAATGATTCAGAAGggttaagaagtccagataagtaggattcctatgctaggctttacacgaattgtTTAGACTGAGATtgactttttgaaaattttgcatgttttgttatgaaatgagaacttgggaaaaacaactcagtcgtttatttgcattactcatgaaatctatataaaagaggaaaactttttttctgacatgcattgtgtagacatgaactttattttatcatgttgtctctgaaatgtgaaaaaatgagCGAATGAATTTTGATTAACCTATAGAAAGATGctttgacttttgttttcagtatgtgagaatgatctgaatatgtttcgatactcagttttgttttgatatggcatctgaaagcttttggcatggtgtactgattttctATCTGTCTctatctctgctctgctctactCTCTTTTGCTctgttctgtttgggttggtaccaactcctctgtctctgagtgcacccactttgaaagtaAAGtggttttatgtggtctttcgtgtgtgcacactcggggctccgagaataataagagaaagatttcacctcGATCTCTGCCCGTTTTGGCCAttggggatagcacaaccctaccacgggggttaaacatggtctctgctttATGAGATGCTctattttgatgtgatgatgatctTCAGGTTATGTCatgccaaagtactctgggttttttatgtcttaaaaccatcactTTGTTACGTTTGAAAACGTGTTTAGTTATgtatgataactctggaaaatattttgttttgtatactgtactttgtaaatactgatgtttgcacactagtatatgtcttctgcttactgagttattaatacctcactccttatctccacaatatttttcagataattttgatatagttcggctggagaacaagagtaggaaattttagcaaggtgtgatgatcatagAAGAATAAGTATCTTTTGGTACTAGTATTTATTGGTTCATGTTTAGTAGAGCTATTTTTTTCGGTTATTTTGGTATGtaagttatggatatttttgagtctttagtgagtttttaatttattttaatgaggattttttttagtgtacATATGAAAGaatatggatatttgtgttgaatattttatggagtttcaagattatttatagttgtgatattgGAGTTGATATTAACTAATAAGAGCTAACACTCTAGAGCCCGGGACCGGGCATTACAGTTAACCCCCAAACAACATCTTGTTTTGTCTACAGCGCTAAACTCACATACAATACATATACCCGGACATTGTAGTCTTTTGGTTCTAGAAAAGCTCTCTTCAACTCCTAAAATGCCCCCAACCCTAATCCTCGTATACTTTTTCTCACCTACGATAATAAAGCTTTAATCATTGAAATTATCCTTTAAAAGCACAATGGCATTTTGGTTGTTTCTCGAGCGAGTAGGGGCATTTCAATACAAACAAACAGAAGAAACTAAAATCCCCTCGAAAATCACGTACAACTTCACATACTCTGATACCCATGATCCGTTCGTTGCTCTTTTATTTCtagtataaataaaatacaaccATATGCATGCAGCACGCAGCGAGTGAACTTACATTTTCAGTCAATCATTCGAAATGGCTTTGAAACTAACAAATTTGGCAACTCAGCTGTTGTTTCTAGCCACATTGCTCGTCCCAACAGCTTTATGCCATGCCAACCAGACTGTGGCATCGGATCCAGAATCAAACCTAGACGCATGGATTGCGCTAAACATGAAAGAGTACGAGGAGGCTTCAAAGCACACCCTTTTCAACAACGCCCTAATCGCATCCCTTAGCAAAGCTCCAATGAAGATCATCAAGGTCAGAAAAGATGGTGCTGGAGATTTCAAGACGGTGACCGACGCCGTTGAGAGCATTCCGTCAGGAAATACAGACcgagtgattatatatattgctggcggtaattacaaagaaaaggtaATCGTCGATAGGTCGAAGCCCTTCGTGACGTTCTATGGGAAACCGGGCAATATGCCCACCATAACGTATGACGGTACAGCAAAGAAATACGGTACCTGGGAAAGCGCCACTGTGGCCATTGAGTCTGACAACTTCATGGCAGTCAATATTATCTTTGTGGTGcgtttttgcttttcttttcttttcttttcttttattttcttagcaaATATTATAAAACGTTTGTTTATAATACTATCTGTTTTGTGGATGGTGTTTACAGAATTCATCTCCAAAGCCAGATCCCAGAAAATCCGATGGACAGGCAGTGGCATTGAGGATATCAGGGGACATGGCAGCATTCTACAGTTGCAAGTTCATAGGATTCCAAGACACCTTGTGTGATGACCGGGGTAGGCATTTGTTTCAGAGCTGCTACATCGAAGGGAGTGTTGATTTCATATTTGGAAATGGAAAATCCCTCTACAGGGTAAGCTGCAAAAAATACCAAGCCATCCATCCATATTTCTAGAGTTGCATGCtaataatttctcatcttatatatgtatgtattaagttaagaatgtataaatatgcAGGACACCACCATAAAATCGGTTGCAGAGAATTTGGGTGTGATCGCAGCACAAGATATGAATGGCCAATCAGGGGACAGCGGGTTTGTATTCGTCCATTGCAAGATACAGGGGACTGGCGATATGTACCTTGGTCGAGCATGGAAGGAGACATCTCGGGTTGTGTTTGCCTATACATACATGGGCAGTAACATCAATAGTGGCGGTTGGATGAAGTCTCAGCACCAAAAGTAGGCATCCAATTACCCATCAATAGTGCAGTTTTCTTCATGTTATTAATTCACAAAGGTATGCATGGCGTATTAACATGATTGCATGATACATTGTAGGAATGTGTTTTATGGAGAGTACCAATGCTCGGGCCCAGGGTCAAGTGCCTCCAACCGCAAATTTGGAAAGACTCTTTCTGACGATCAAGTAAAGCCCTTCTTGAGCACCACTTTCATCGGAGGAAGTCAATGGCTTGTCCCAATTCCAAAGATTGGTTAAAAACTCATTACAATTTGCCAAATGCATAACGGCAACTTTTCTCTAACTGGATATAAACATCCAATACATATGATGTGATgcattatattttcattatttatatcaGTATAAAGAGATAAATTCCATAATTACTATGATGTGATGcatgtatagtatattatataaatatatttatttactaatatTATGGCTAACCAAATTACATATCTCAAAATCCATAATCAAcccaaaagttatatatattttgtttgcaatACTAAACACGTCAAAGTAT containing:
- the LOC108989761 gene encoding putative pectinesterase 63; the encoded protein is MALKLTNLATQLLFLATLLVPTALCHANQTVASDPESNLDAWIALNMKEYEEASKHTLFNNALIASLSKAPMKIIKVRKDGAGDFKTVTDAVESIPSGNTDRVIIYIAGGNYKEKVIVDRSKPFVTFYGKPGNMPTITYDGTAKKYGTWESATVAIESDNFMAVNIIFVNSSPKPDPRKSDGQAVALRISGDMAAFYSCKFIGFQDTLCDDRGRHLFQSCYIEGSVDFIFGNGKSLYRDTTIKSVAENLGVIAAQDMNGQSGDSGFVFVHCKIQGTGDMYLGRAWKETSRVVFAYTYMGSNINSGGWMKSQHQKNVFYGEYQCSGPGSSASNRKFGKTLSDDQVKPFLSTTFIGGSQWLVPIPKIG